In one Culex quinquefasciatus strain JHB chromosome 2, VPISU_Cqui_1.0_pri_paternal, whole genome shotgun sequence genomic region, the following are encoded:
- the LOC119766489 gene encoding uncharacterized protein LOC119766489 → MVLGWLTCILVAVMLANMSLTVLTVLSNSLERSTEFGLEMFIEECNQICDVYYPECRENSMRGSELTVYSNHQYKEGRIDEYLERIWINYLCETTGCHSKLEGIRFAAKGSFDLLLDPSPNVSRVLQPLFPYRTVKYSIYVRTPEKRFRMFACFYTFSPTLWVVLISSLSLIAVLTLLIHSMPFSYRPVQETLQSLYNLCANNGSTDGSFRSNSSKIIFIVCSTLVLIIWISFSTFLIAELAVTPPYRFHGEVRQFLKGRKLKSICVEPNTAVHARLFNTVQPLVNADPCPVGWPHWLTLLNRVCNSKASRVAFVETSSFPLEYQMFRQTSLPCKLSVIMDNVFQIPKAIMVRRGYPYKEDIGKIFMKVTESGIANLVIRHVYDVIRSRTTEETIQEGYLRISLHQLTVTFSLLAIGAGLAGVIVILEWIAYFRQQRNFIRRPSSKTFLN, encoded by the exons ATGGTGCTGGGTTGG TTGACTTGCATTCTGGTTGCAGTCATGCTGGCCAACATGAGTTTGACCGTTCTTACCGTACTGTCCAACTCTCTGGAACGTTCAACAGAGTTTGGTTTGGAAATGTTCATCGAGGAGTGCAACCAAATCTGTGACGTTTACTATCCCGAGTGTCGGGAAAATTCCATGCGTGGTTCGGAACTTACTGTATAC AGTAACCACCAATACAAGGAAGGCCGCATAGATGAGTACCTGGAGCGTATCTGGATTAATTACCTCTGTGAAACTACAGGGTGCCACTCTAAACTTGAAGGTATTAGATTTGCCGCCAAAGGTTCCTTTGATCTGCTTCTCGATCCATCACCAAACGTCTCGCGCGTGCTGCAGCCTCTGTTCCCATACCGTACCGTCAAGTACTCGATTTATGTCCGGACACCGGAGAAGCGGTTTCGAATGTTCGCCTGCTTCTACACCTTCTCGCCTACTCTGTGGGTCGTGCTCATAAGTTCGCTCAGCTTGATCGCCGTCTTAACCCTGCTGATTCATAGCATGCCGTTCAGCTATAGGCCTGTCCAGGAGACCCTTCAATCGCTGTACAATCTGTGTGCCAACAACGGTTCAACAGATGGTTCTTTTCGATCGAACTCCTCCAAAATCATCTTTATCGTATGCTCAACATTAGTTTTGATCATCTGGATATCTTTCTCGACGTTCCTGATTGCCGAACTGGCGGTGACTCCGCCATACCGATTTCATGGAGAAGTACGACAGTTTCTCAAAGGTCGAAAACTCAAATCCATCTGCGTTGAGCCAAACACTGCAGTTCATGCGCGATTGTTTAATACGGTCCAGCCTCTGGTGAATGCCGATCCTTGTCCAGTTGGATGGCCTCATTGGTTGACTCTGCTCAACCGGGTGTGCAACTCCAAAGCTTCAAGAGTGGCATTCGTGGAGACCAGCAGTTTCCCTCTGGAGTACCAGATGTTCCGACAAACATCGCTCCCTTGCAAACTTTCTGTTATCATGGACAACGTGTTTCAAATTCCGAAGGCGATCATGGTTCGCAGGGGATATCCTTACAAGGAGGACATCGGTAAAAT ATTCATGAAAGTCACCGAGAGCGGCATAGCTAATTTGGTGATCAGGCACGTTTACGACGTAATACGCTCCAGAACGACCGAAGAAACCATCCAAGAAGGCTATTTGAGGATTTCCTTGCATCAATTAACAGTCACGTTTTCTTTACTCGCTATCGGAGCAGGCCTGGCAGGTGTTATCGTCATCCTGGAATGGATTGCGTACTTTCGTCAGCAACGAAACTTTATTCGAAGGCCCAGCTCAAAAACTttcctgaattaa